In Mangrovivirga cuniculi, the following proteins share a genomic window:
- a CDS encoding helix-turn-helix domain-containing protein, whose amino-acid sequence MKQKDENQHVKRTQKDYSYTFKLSVVEEIERGELGIRAASRKYGIQSHSTITNWLRKYGTFDWYNKTHLNLSKSPEQKLLELEQKVKLLEKQKASLEKKLEFTDKKAIFFDMMIDIAEEELKIPIRKKYSPEQSNDSKNSTKKA is encoded by the coding sequence ATGAAGCAAAAAGATGAGAACCAGCACGTTAAGCGAACACAAAAAGACTACAGTTACACTTTTAAATTATCAGTGGTCGAAGAGATAGAAAGAGGAGAGCTTGGCATAAGAGCCGCATCAAGGAAGTATGGAATACAATCTCACTCTACCATTACAAATTGGTTAAGAAAATATGGTACCTTTGATTGGTACAACAAAACCCATTTAAACTTGTCAAAGAGCCCAGAACAGAAATTATTGGAGCTTGAACAAAAAGTCAAGCTCTTGGAGAAACAGAAAGCTTCATTGGAAAAGAAACTAGAGTTTACTGATAAAAAGGCTATTTTCTTTGATATGATGATCGATATTGCAGAAGAAGAGCTAAAGATTCCTATTAGAAAAAAGTACTCACCCGAACAATCGAACGATTCAAAGAACAGTACAAAGAAAGCTTAA
- a CDS encoding peptide MFS transporter, whose translation MSQSAEPLGNTSSAKENELFGHPKGLFYLFFAELWERFSFYGMRALLTLYMVEKVFDAIQAKDAVAAIVYSSYGSLVYATPVIGGRLADKIMGYRNSIMLGGILMAIGHFVLAFEDNILFYLALAFIIVGNGFFKPNISTFVGTLYETGDVRKDKGFTIFYMGINIGALASPLLCGYLAAEFGYHYGFGLAGIGMLAGLLFFYVGMKQGVFGDKGMPPEDRLIDKKTFGIKAGHWVVILSFLAVPLIAYLLSSFNYLGFLEPFFGEVTIVNVLFRLLGIIVLAYIVWIIYQVNLEAKLKLISAVLLTIFMTVFWGFHELSGSVLTLFADRNVDLVWLNAAQTNFINPAFIILLSIPMSGLWGVLSKRNANPRTPFKFAMGLALLGVGFYILSLSRGSANAGMVPMAYLLIMYLLISAGELFMSPVGLAKITDLSPAKFVAFMMGVWFLSSAFAFQVVGFVAKQLAIEENPGQEIDPVVSLPVYADGFELIAYYSFGAALIALIIAPLMKRWMANVH comes from the coding sequence ATGAGTCAATCAGCAGAACCCCTGGGCAATACGTCTTCTGCAAAGGAAAATGAATTGTTTGGCCACCCGAAAGGGTTATTTTATCTCTTCTTCGCCGAACTGTGGGAAAGATTTAGTTTTTATGGAATGCGGGCGTTACTTACGCTCTACATGGTTGAAAAAGTATTTGATGCCATTCAGGCTAAGGATGCTGTTGCAGCTATTGTGTACTCTTCTTATGGATCTCTGGTCTATGCTACTCCTGTTATTGGAGGTCGACTGGCAGATAAAATAATGGGATACCGGAATTCCATAATGCTTGGAGGTATTCTTATGGCTATCGGTCACTTTGTTCTGGCCTTTGAGGACAATATTTTATTCTATCTGGCGCTTGCATTTATAATTGTTGGAAACGGTTTCTTTAAACCTAATATTTCGACTTTTGTCGGCACACTTTATGAAACCGGAGATGTTCGTAAGGATAAAGGATTTACCATTTTTTATATGGGTATCAATATTGGTGCTTTGGCTTCTCCATTGTTATGTGGGTATCTGGCAGCTGAATTCGGATACCACTATGGGTTTGGATTAGCCGGTATTGGAATGTTAGCCGGATTATTATTCTTTTATGTAGGTATGAAGCAAGGAGTTTTCGGAGATAAAGGGATGCCACCTGAGGACCGATTGATCGATAAAAAGACATTTGGTATTAAGGCAGGGCATTGGGTCGTTATACTCTCATTTTTAGCTGTTCCTTTGATAGCTTACCTTTTATCAAGCTTTAATTACTTAGGCTTCTTAGAGCCATTTTTTGGTGAAGTTACTATTGTGAATGTATTATTCAGATTGTTGGGGATAATTGTTCTTGCATATATAGTATGGATTATTTACCAGGTTAATCTGGAAGCTAAGTTGAAGCTGATTTCAGCTGTGCTGCTAACAATTTTCATGACGGTATTTTGGGGATTCCATGAACTAAGTGGTTCTGTTTTAACTTTATTTGCAGATCGAAATGTTGATTTAGTTTGGCTTAATGCAGCACAAACGAATTTTATAAATCCGGCATTTATAATTTTATTGTCCATTCCAATGTCAGGATTATGGGGTGTTTTAAGTAAACGCAATGCAAATCCACGAACTCCATTTAAGTTTGCTATGGGATTAGCTTTACTGGGTGTTGGTTTTTATATTCTTTCACTTTCGAGAGGAAGTGCTAATGCAGGTATGGTGCCAATGGCTTATTTATTAATCATGTATTTATTGATTTCTGCCGGCGAATTATTTATGTCACCTGTTGGATTAGCCAAGATCACAGATCTATCACCTGCTAAGTTCGTAGCTTTCATGATGGGTGTATGGTTCCTGTCTTCTGCTTTTGCGTTCCAGGTTGTGGGATTCGTCGCCAAGCAATTGGCAATTGAAGAAAACCCTGGCCAGGAAATCGATCCGGTAGTATCTCTTCCGGTCTATGCAGATGGATTTGAACTGATAGCATATTATTCATTTGGAGCCGCGTTGATTGCATTAATCATCGCTCCTCTGATGAAGCGATGGATGGCTAATGTCCATTAA
- the pckA gene encoding phosphoenolpyruvate carboxykinase (ATP): MVEYGLKSTVSGIDKYDIDRAGQVFWNLTPAELVEHALNNDEGKLTDTGALMCDTGKFTGRSPKDRFVVEDEKTKDSVWWGDINIPISPDHFDKIYKKMIANLEGKNLYVRDAFAGADPRYRLNLRVINTKAWQNLFCNNMFMRPERSELEGFDPNFTIICDPDFKADPSSDGTRQENFAIINFTKRMILIGGTAYAGEMKKGIFSVLNFILPHDENVLSMHCSANMSMDETDTAIFFGLSGTGKTTLSADPERHLIGDDEHGWTDNGVFNFEGGCYAKVIDLTREKEPEIWDAIKFGAIVENTRFKEGTRTVDYENTSVTENTRTAYPIHHIANAKIPSMGGIPKNIFFLTCDAFGVLPPISRLSKGQAMFHFISGYTAKVAGTEAGITEPQSAFSACFGAPFLPLHPTKYAEMLGEKMEKYDVNVWLVNTGWSGGPYGVGSRMKLPYTRAMITAALNGTLAKSDFVKHGIFGCEMPTSCPNVPDEVLDPRKTWEDKDAYDEKANNLASMFIKNFDKYSDFANDEIMAGAPVTGEKVK; the protein is encoded by the coding sequence ATGGTAGAATACGGCTTGAAATCAACGGTCTCTGGCATAGACAAATATGACATTGACCGGGCAGGACAGGTTTTTTGGAATTTAACCCCCGCAGAATTAGTCGAACACGCCTTAAATAATGACGAAGGCAAACTGACTGACACCGGAGCATTAATGTGTGACACCGGAAAATTCACCGGACGTTCTCCAAAGGATCGTTTTGTTGTTGAAGATGAAAAAACTAAAGATTCTGTATGGTGGGGAGATATCAACATCCCTATTTCTCCGGATCACTTTGACAAGATCTACAAAAAGATGATCGCCAATCTTGAAGGCAAAAACCTATATGTCAGAGATGCATTCGCCGGAGCTGACCCTCGATACAGGCTAAACCTTAGAGTCATCAACACAAAGGCATGGCAGAACCTGTTTTGTAACAATATGTTCATGAGACCTGAGAGAAGCGAACTTGAAGGTTTCGATCCGAATTTCACTATCATTTGCGATCCCGATTTTAAAGCTGATCCTTCATCAGATGGCACTCGCCAGGAAAACTTCGCTATTATCAATTTCACAAAAAGAATGATTCTTATCGGAGGAACTGCTTATGCCGGAGAAATGAAAAAAGGTATTTTTTCTGTACTGAATTTCATTCTTCCTCATGACGAAAATGTCCTGTCTATGCACTGCTCGGCTAATATGAGCATGGATGAAACTGATACGGCAATCTTCTTCGGGCTTTCGGGAACAGGTAAAACTACTCTTTCTGCAGACCCTGAAAGACATCTTATCGGTGATGATGAGCACGGGTGGACTGATAACGGAGTTTTTAACTTCGAAGGTGGATGCTATGCCAAAGTGATCGATCTGACGCGTGAAAAAGAACCTGAGATCTGGGATGCAATTAAATTTGGTGCAATTGTAGAAAATACAAGGTTCAAAGAAGGTACCCGAACTGTTGATTACGAAAACACTTCAGTTACTGAAAATACCAGGACTGCCTACCCGATTCATCATATAGCTAATGCTAAGATCCCTTCGATGGGTGGTATCCCTAAAAATATATTCTTCCTGACTTGTGATGCTTTTGGTGTGTTACCACCAATCTCAAGGCTTTCTAAAGGTCAGGCAATGTTCCATTTCATTTCTGGTTACACAGCCAAAGTAGCTGGCACAGAAGCTGGAATTACAGAACCACAATCTGCCTTTTCAGCATGTTTTGGTGCTCCGTTCCTTCCTCTACATCCAACTAAATATGCAGAAATGCTGGGCGAGAAAATGGAAAAATACGATGTGAATGTATGGCTGGTTAACACAGGATGGAGCGGCGGCCCTTATGGAGTAGGCTCAAGAATGAAACTTCCATATACCAGAGCAATGATCACTGCTGCACTTAATGGAACACTTGCAAAAAGTGATTTTGTTAAGCATGGTATCTTTGGTTGCGAAATGCCAACTTCCTGTCCTAATGTTCCTGATGAAGTTCTGGACCCTAGAAAAACCTGGGAGGATAAAGATGCTTATGATGAAAAAGCAAATAACCTGGCTTCAATGTTCATAAAGAACTTCGATAAATATTCAGACTTCGCAAATGACGAAATCATGGCAGGAGCTCCTGTAACAGGTGAAAAAGTAAAATAA
- a CDS encoding SusE domain-containing protein has protein sequence MKSTYKILVFLMAAITFVACEEDFDEVVISDQPTAPSLISPAEGNLEFTKENAGDTLTFEWSAADLGFSSASSYFIQISPDESFSEFSTLATTNDLSADVKVSDLNATLLAWDLPIDQQATIYARVYSTVVPDVDTLYSAVNSYTVTPYETLIDYPMYYVPGAYQGWNPGGENGRLYSYGFNDIYENIIRFDGGDPVEFKITPAPSWDNSWGGSLTSTTEGFTGTLDPSGGNFSVPAGVYNVVVDAANLTIELTEANDWGIIGSATPPYGDAGWVDDHNMSYDGQRQIWTWTGDLEAGEMKFRANDDWALNYGDSGADGSLDAGGDNIQVSEAGNYTVTLDLVNNTYSLQMN, from the coding sequence ATGAAAAGTACATATAAAATATTAGTGTTTTTAATGGCTGCAATAACATTTGTAGCCTGCGAAGAAGATTTTGATGAAGTGGTGATTAGCGATCAGCCAACAGCTCCTTCATTGATTTCACCAGCTGAGGGTAATCTTGAGTTCACCAAAGAAAATGCAGGTGATACGTTGACATTTGAATGGTCAGCTGCAGATTTAGGATTTAGCTCAGCATCATCGTATTTCATTCAAATCTCTCCTGATGAGAGTTTCAGTGAATTTTCTACGTTAGCAACGACAAATGATTTGTCAGCAGATGTAAAGGTGAGTGATTTGAATGCTACTTTATTAGCATGGGATCTACCTATTGATCAGCAGGCTACTATTTATGCCAGGGTATATTCAACGGTAGTTCCTGATGTTGATACGTTGTATTCAGCTGTTAACTCATATACAGTTACTCCTTATGAAACTTTGATAGACTATCCGATGTATTACGTTCCCGGTGCTTACCAGGGATGGAATCCGGGAGGAGAAAATGGCAGATTGTATTCTTATGGTTTTAATGATATCTACGAGAATATAATTCGATTTGATGGTGGTGATCCTGTTGAATTTAAGATCACTCCTGCTCCAAGCTGGGATAATTCATGGGGTGGATCTTTAACTTCAACTACTGAAGGGTTTACGGGAACTCTTGATCCATCAGGTGGTAACTTCTCTGTTCCTGCAGGTGTGTATAATGTAGTTGTTGATGCAGCTAATTTGACTATCGAGTTAACAGAAGCGAACGACTGGGGTATAATTGGTTCTGCTACACCTCCATATGGAGATGCTGGTTGGGTTGATGATCATAATATGTCTTATGATGGACAGAGACAAATCTGGACATGGACTGGAGATCTGGAAGCAGGTGAAATGAAATTCCGAGCCAATGATGATTGGGCTCTAAATTATGGCGACTCTGGGGCTGATGGAAGTCTTGATGCTGGTGGAGATAATATCCAGGTAAGTGAAGCAGGTAACTATACTGTTACTTTAGACCTTGTAAATAACACCTATTCATTACAGATGAATTAA